CCAAGGCTTCTTAAAAATGTCGCTTGGTGATATGTGCCAGCACCTGCTGGCATGTCGTATGGCTGAAGTATGACGCAGCCTTGTTCTTGCCAATAGTTTTGAAGCGTTAGTATTATTTGTGAAAATGTCATTTTTTGCCTTTTATTTTATTGATATATAAATTTCTATTTTATCTTTTAAGTATTTTTCAAAGTCTGTTTTATAGGTTCTTTTTAGCTCGCTACTTTCAAAATATCTCCAAATTTCATCCCAAAATTTTGCAACATTTTGTGGCTCATTTGCAAAGCTAAAAAGAGCGTACTTCCCGCTTTGTATCTTTAAATTTTCATTGCCTTTTTGGTGTGATCTTATGCCGATGAAGTTATCGTAATGTCCATTAAGATCACTTTCGTAGTTACAGTAAACGCTATAAATTTCACCCCTGCCACCATAGTATTCACTCATAAATTTAGACCATAAAGCTGGAATTTTACCCTTGCCATCTATCTCATCTTCATTTTTAGTGCGAGTTTTTACTCCGTAAATTTCAAAGCTTTCCTCTAAATTTATAATTTTCATGAACTACTTTTGTCCGTTAAAATTTTCAACCGCTTGGTTCCACATGAGCTTATATTTTCGTTTTAAAAATTCAACTTCATCTTGTGAAATTTTAAGCTGTTTTGTAAGTGTTTCGACCGTTTTTCTATCTTCGTCATAGAGCTCTTGCATCGAGATGAGCGCCTCTTTTAAAAATTTATTCTCATTTCTTAAGGTCTCAAGCGTCTCATCTTTTGCGTCAAGCACCTTTTCGTGTAAATTTAGTATCGTGCCGATCGTCTTTTCGACAAAGCTAAAACCATCTTGGCTTTGCGGCTGCAAGGATAAATTTTGCGAAACACTAGGCACCACGCTCATCGTTCCCTCGCTCGCTTCTATCAAAATTTCTCCATTTTCCTCTTTGGTCTTCAAAACGCCACGATTTATCATATCCTCGATAACTTCGCGCTCTAAATGCACAAGTTTGCAAAATTCATCAACTCCAAGATAGGTCTGCACCGCTTCTCCTTTTATAGTATCACTTCAACCTTTGAAGAGTCTTCCTCTAAAGCCTTTATCTTTGCCTCTCTGTCGGCCTTTAGCGCACTTGCTAGCCCCTCATCTTCAAGGGCTAAAATTTGCACCGCAAGATAGGCTGCATTTATTGCGCCAGCCTTGCCGATAGCTAGAGTTGCCACTGGCATGCCACTTGGCATTTGCACAGTTGAGTAAAGTGCATCAACGCCGCTAAGAGCCGATCCTGCCATTGGTATGCCAATCACTGGTTTTGTTGTGTTTGCAGCGATCGCTCCAGCTAGGTGAGCCGCCATACCAGCAGCTGCGATGAAGACTTTTGCGCCCTTTTTCTCGGTATTTGCGACGTATTCGCTAGTTCTTTTTGGGCTTCTGTGGGCTGAACTGATTATCAATTCATATTTTACGCCAAATTTCTCCAGAGTCTTTGCTGCCTCGCTAACGATCTCATAGTCACTTTTACTTCCCATTATAATAGAAACAAATTTCATATTTTCTCCCTTAAAAAACTAAATTTTGGCAGCTTAACGCCGAGGTTTATCTCATTTTCATTGCCACTGTGAATTTCGCTCATGACCTTGCCTTTTTTGGTGATGAGCTGCTTAAATTTGATAAATTTCTTGCCATCTTGCGAATAGACCTTTGAAATTTCATTTTCACTATCATCTATGTGTGAGCCAGTTGGAGCTACGATCTCATAGCCCTTATCTGGGAAAATTTTATATTTACATTTAAAAAACTCGCCATCTTCGCTTATGGCATTTACCTGATGAGTGCCCTCTTCTAGGCTGCTCGTGTGATTTTGCGTATCGGTTCGCTCATAAGGTCTATGAACCAAGTAGCCGTCCGTAAAACCGCGATTTTTCAGCGTATTTATCTCATTTTCATAAATTTGCGCGTCAAATTTATCATCCATAGCATCATCTATCGCCATTTTATAGGCTCTTGCCGTGCAAGCTGCGTAGTACTCGCTCTTTGTGCGGCCCTCTATCTTAAAGCTATCAATGACACCGCTATCAACGATCTCTTTGATATGTGAGATAAGGCAAAGATCCTTTGAGTTCATGATGTGAGTGCCGTTTTCGTCCTCTTCTAAGCGGAAAAGCACGCCGCTCTCTTCGTTTTTGGCGTAGAGTTCATATTTAAATCTGCAGTCGTTTGCGCAGCTACCGCGGTTTGACATACGTCCGCTTTGCACTGAGCTTACTAGGCACCTGCCAGAGTAGGCAAAACACATCGAGCCATGGACGAAAATTTCGATATCAAGGGTTGGAATTTCCTCTTTTATCTTTATGACATCTTTTAAATTCATCTCGCGTGCCACGACGATGCGTTTTGCACCCATGTCGTGATAAATTTTAGCGTCCAAAACGTTCATAACATTTGCCTGAGTTGAGAGGTGTATCTCGATATCTGGAGCGATCTCTTTTGCTAGGCTCATGACGCCTGGAGTTGCGATGATAAAGGCATCTGGCTTCATCGCTGAGATGGTTTGCAGGTGCCTTTTTAGTGGCTCTATCTGAGAGTTAAAAGGAAAGGCATTTATGGTCGCATAAAATTTCTTTCCCTTTTCATGAGTGTAGTTTATCGCCTCTTTGAATGTTTCAAGGTTAAACTCCCTTGCCGACCTAGTCCTTAGTGAAAAGCTAGCCACCGAGCCATAAACGGCGTCGGCTCCGTACTCAAGAGCGATTTTAAGTTTTGTTAAATTTCCAGCTGGAGATAAAAGCTCAGGCCTTTTTAGCACTATTTTTTACCTAGACTTTCTATCAAAGCTTCGATGTCATCGTTGCTGACAAGATTTTCAGTCGTTGTATCACCAGCGATATGAACAGCTGATCCCACGCGCTTATCGTCATCAATACGACCTTCAAACAATGTATTCATATATTTGCTAAGCGCCCTCATAACGTTGATAACACGCTCGATCTTTTGCCTGTGGATGTCTTGATACTGCATCATATCCATAGCCATCATGATCTCATCTTGTCCCATTTGTAAATTTCCGATGATATTATCGATCGTGCCAAGAAGCGAGTTGTTTTTCTCTAAAGCCTCGCTAAATGCAGCGATATTTGGAAATTTCTCACTTAGCGTTGTAAATAGCTCAACGTTTGAGTTTATCGCGTCTTTTAGGCTATTTGAGTCGCTCTCAGCGTCCATAAAAAAGTTATTTATCGTCTCAAGCTTGTCAAACATCTGAGTAGCTTTCTCTTCGCTATCTCTTGTCACATCGTCAAGCTGATGCACCATTTTATGGTCTTCTGTCGGTGGTGGCGGTGGCCAAACGCCGTCTGCACTCACTCTGTAGTTTTCGCCATGTTTTGAACTATTTGCTTGTGGCTCATCTGCTTTAGCACTCATTGCCTCTGCAACTTCTGCTACCTCGTCTGTTTCCTCTTTGACGTCCGCGACCTCTTGGCTGGCATCTTTAGTATCACCTAAATCATCCTCTAATCCGCCCGCCATAAGCGCGTCAAGTTCCTCTTGGGTCATAAAAGCTCCTAATAAAATTTGCCTTGATTATATAGGATTTAAATAAAAAGAAAGTTTAAAAAGTATGCGTTTATCTTTAAATTTATCAAATTTTAGGTAGCATTTTTGAAAAATAAACGACTTTAAAAGGCTAAAAATGACCGTCGATCTTCACAACCACACACCTCTTTGCAACCACGCAGTTGGCGAACCGCTAGACTTTGTGAGATGCGCCATAAAAGCTGGCACAAAATACTTTGGCTTTAGCGATCACGCGCCGATGAACTACGATGAAGCTTATAGGATGAAATTTGAGGAGATGCAAAGCTACGAAGACGAAATTTTACGTTTAAGAGATGAATTTAGCGGTGAGATAGAAATTTTACTTGGTTACGAGATGGACTTTTTAGATGGATTTATGGATGAGCGAGTTTTTGCTAGAAAGGTTGATTATCTAATAGGCTCTGTGCATTTTTTTAACGGCTGGGCGTTTGACAACCCTGAATTTATCGGTGGCTACGAAGGCAAAGACTTGGATCAAATTTGGCAGGAGTATTTTGACCACATAGAAAGATCAGCTAGGCTTGGTAAATTTGACATCATGGGACACATCGATCTTTTAAAGCTATTTAAATTTTTACCCAAAAAAGATGTCAGGATCCTAGCTAAAAACGCTATAAAAGCGATAAAAGAGGCAAATTTAGTAGTTGAGATAAACGCAGCTGGCTTTAGAAAACCTATCGGCGAGCAATATCCAAGCGTAAATTTACTTGAGCTAATCGCTGAAAATGACATCACCATCACCTTTGGCTCAGACGCTCATGCTAAAGAAGATATCGGTAAAAACGGCGAAATTTGCGAGCAGATAGCTAGAAATTTGGGGTATTCAAAGTGTGCGATATTTAAAAACAGAGATAGAGAATTAGTAAAATTTTAGTTTGGGGTCAAATAAAATATAAAAATAATCTTAAATATAAAATTTTGTGATACAATACGAAAATTAAAAACCAGAAGGAGATAAAAAATGGGAAAATTTGTCCAAAACATCGATCATTTTTTTGATTTTTGCAAAGAAAATGAAGTTAAATTTGTAGATTTTAGATTTACTGATCTAAACGGCGCTTGGCACAGCATAAGCTATAACATAAAAGCTGTTACAAAAGAGAATTTCACAAACGGCATCCCAATGGACGCTAGCTCGATGAACGGCTGGCAGCCTATCGACAAAAGCGATATGATAATGAAGCCAGAAGCGACATCTGCGTTTTTGGACCCATTTACCTCTGACATCACAGTCGTTGTTTTTTGCGATATCTACGACATTTATAAAGGTCAAATTTATGAAAAATGCCCTCGCTCGATCGCAAAAAGAGCGATGCAATATGTAAAAGATAGCGGACTTGGCGACGAGGCATATTTTGGCCCTGAGAATGAATTTTTTGTATTTGACAACGTCAAAATCATCGACAGCCCAAACTGCGCGATGTATCAAGTAGATAGCGAAGAAGGCGAGTGGAACGACGCTGCGGACTTCAAAGATAGCTACAACACAGGTCACCGCCCACGAAGAAAAGGCGGCTACTTGATGACTCAGCCAATCGACAGCATGGTCGATCTAAGAGCTGAAATGATGCAAGTTTTAGAGCAAGTTGGCCTTGAAGTATTTTTAGGACACCACGAAGTCGCACAAGGTCAAGGCGAGATCGGCGTGAAATTTGGCAACCTAGTCGAGGCTGCTGACAACGTTCAAATTTACAAATACGTCGTTCGAATGGTCGCTCACCTAAACGGCAAGACAGTTACATTTATGCCAAAACCGCTTTATGGCGACAACGGCAGCGGCATGCACGTGCATCAATCAGTCTGGAAAGATGGCAAAAATTTATTCTACAAAGAGGGCAACTACGCAAATTTAAGTGACTTTGCAAGACACTACATCGGCGGCGTTTTAAAACACGCAAGAAGCGTTGCAGCCTTCACAAACCCAAGCACAAACAGCTACAAACGCCTAATCCCAGGCTTTGAAGCGCCATCTATCCTAACCTATTCGAGCCAAAACCGCTCAGCGAGCATCCGCATACCCTACGGCGCTGGCGAGAAGTCAGTTAGAGCTGAGATGAGATTTCCAGATAGCACAGCAAACCCTTATCTAGCCTTTTCAGCGATGCTAATGGCGGGCCTTGATGGCGTAAAACACAAATACGAGCCAGTTGGTCCGATGGATGAAAATTTATTTAAACTCCACCTCGATGAGATCAGAGAGCGCGGCATCGAGCAGCTCCCACACACGCTTCGTGGCAGCCTTGAGGCGCTTATCCGCGATAACGAATACCTAAAACCGATAATGAGCGATCTTTTCATCGACACTTATCAGCACATGAAATTTGAAACTCAGGTTTGGCCTTACGAAGCACGCCCAACTGCTTATGAGTTTAAAACCTGCTTCTCTTGCTAAAACGCATCTCCAAGCTCATTTTGGGCTTGGAGACTTCTTTAATCAAATTTAAAATATAAAATCCTGCGATTATTAAATTTAGAGCTAAATCCAATAAGCTCTATCGCTTAGATTTTTTAACCATAACAGATAAATTTTTTAAAAATATAAAATCTATATAGTTAAATTTTGAGCTAAATTTGGCTTTACGAATAAGAATAAATTTTAAATTTAATAAGCCCAACTCATGCAAATTTAGAAATTTAAAGCTTATACATAAAAATAGCCACAGCAGATAAATTTTAAACTAAATTTGATTTTGCAAACAAGGGGCAAATTTACCAGCATTTTAAATTTATCTGTCTCATTAAAAGTTTAAATTTAACAAGCCATAGCTCTTTTAAATTTACAATATAAATTTGAGATTTCATTTAGTTAGGATAGCAGCAGATAAATTTATTAAGAAATTTACGCCAAAAAGTCAAATTTAAAGCGTTTAATAAAGCAAATTTACAAAAAAAG
Above is a window of Campylobacter concisus DNA encoding:
- a CDS encoding GyrI-like domain-containing protein → MKIINLEESFEIYGVKTRTKNEDEIDGKGKIPALWSKFMSEYYGGRGEIYSVYCNYESDLNGHYDNFIGIRSHQKGNENLKIQSGKYALFSFANEPQNVAKFWDEIWRYFESSELKRTYKTDFEKYLKDKIEIYISIK
- a CDS encoding DUF3972 domain-containing protein, with product MQTYLGVDEFCKLVHLEREVIEDMINRGVLKTKEENGEILIEASEGTMSVVPSVSQNLSLQPQSQDGFSFVEKTIGTILNLHEKVLDAKDETLETLRNENKFLKEALISMQELYDEDRKTVETLTKQLKISQDEVEFLKRKYKLMWNQAVENFNGQK
- the purE gene encoding 5-(carboxyamino)imidazole ribonucleotide mutase, which produces MKFVSIIMGSKSDYEIVSEAAKTLEKFGVKYELIISSAHRSPKRTSEYVANTEKKGAKVFIAAAGMAAHLAGAIAANTTKPVIGIPMAGSALSGVDALYSTVQMPSGMPVATLAIGKAGAINAAYLAVQILALEDEGLASALKADREAKIKALEEDSSKVEVIL
- a CDS encoding peptidase U32 family protein; the protein is MLKRPELLSPAGNLTKLKIALEYGADAVYGSVASFSLRTRSAREFNLETFKEAINYTHEKGKKFYATINAFPFNSQIEPLKRHLQTISAMKPDAFIIATPGVMSLAKEIAPDIEIHLSTQANVMNVLDAKIYHDMGAKRIVVAREMNLKDVIKIKEEIPTLDIEIFVHGSMCFAYSGRCLVSSVQSGRMSNRGSCANDCRFKYELYAKNEESGVLFRLEEDENGTHIMNSKDLCLISHIKEIVDSGVIDSFKIEGRTKSEYYAACTARAYKMAIDDAMDDKFDAQIYENEINTLKNRGFTDGYLVHRPYERTDTQNHTSSLEEGTHQVNAISEDGEFFKCKYKIFPDKGYEIVAPTGSHIDDSENEISKVYSQDGKKFIKFKQLITKKGKVMSEIHSGNENEINLGVKLPKFSFLREKI
- a CDS encoding histidinol-phosphatase; protein product: MTVDLHNHTPLCNHAVGEPLDFVRCAIKAGTKYFGFSDHAPMNYDEAYRMKFEEMQSYEDEILRLRDEFSGEIEILLGYEMDFLDGFMDERVFARKVDYLIGSVHFFNGWAFDNPEFIGGYEGKDLDQIWQEYFDHIERSARLGKFDIMGHIDLLKLFKFLPKKDVRILAKNAIKAIKEANLVVEINAAGFRKPIGEQYPSVNLLELIAENDITITFGSDAHAKEDIGKNGEICEQIARNLGYSKCAIFKNRDRELVKF
- the glnA gene encoding type I glutamate--ammonia ligase — translated: MGKFVQNIDHFFDFCKENEVKFVDFRFTDLNGAWHSISYNIKAVTKENFTNGIPMDASSMNGWQPIDKSDMIMKPEATSAFLDPFTSDITVVVFCDIYDIYKGQIYEKCPRSIAKRAMQYVKDSGLGDEAYFGPENEFFVFDNVKIIDSPNCAMYQVDSEEGEWNDAADFKDSYNTGHRPRRKGGYLMTQPIDSMVDLRAEMMQVLEQVGLEVFLGHHEVAQGQGEIGVKFGNLVEAADNVQIYKYVVRMVAHLNGKTVTFMPKPLYGDNGSGMHVHQSVWKDGKNLFYKEGNYANLSDFARHYIGGVLKHARSVAAFTNPSTNSYKRLIPGFEAPSILTYSSQNRSASIRIPYGAGEKSVRAEMRFPDSTANPYLAFSAMLMAGLDGVKHKYEPVGPMDENLFKLHLDEIRERGIEQLPHTLRGSLEALIRDNEYLKPIMSDLFIDTYQHMKFETQVWPYEARPTAYEFKTCFSC